A stretch of Ipomoea triloba cultivar NCNSP0323 chromosome 11, ASM357664v1 DNA encodes these proteins:
- the LOC115997622 gene encoding protein TIFY 10b-like — MSGKQLLSDGKSSGRAPEKSNFVQTCNLLSQFLKGRVSIRDLSHGIGVANTEASGKFDMSHGTTMDFLANIEKSSQEDQEMAPIDPNPQNTVVEEGTNAAASLSKEAPKEAPKAAQLTIFYSGKVMVFDEFPADKARAVMLLASKGSPQSARGLFHTAGVDKLDQPSDGAAVVATSAPVGPPKPVASPAPLPPPVPPTQPPAAASGGSDLPIARRSSLHRFLEKRKDRATARAPYQVHNNPLVPSKNEGPSSKNEASPSKNEESSSKNEASSSKTRVQIDLNFKL, encoded by the exons ATGTCCGGCAAGCAGCTCCTATCGGACGGCAAGAGCTCCGGCAGGGCCCCGGAGAAGTCCAATTTCGTGCAGACCTGCAATCTGTTGAGCCAGTTTCTTAAGGGGAGAGTTAGTATAAGAGATCTGAGCCATGGAATTGGTGTTGCCAATACAGAAGCTTCAG GAAAATTTGACATGTCTCATGGTACAACTATGGATTTCCTGGCCAACATAGAAAAATCAAGCCAGGAGGACCAAGAAATGGCACCCATAGATCCTAATCCTCAGAATACTGTAGTGGAGGAAGGCACTAATGCAGCAGCCAGTCTTAG CAAAGAAGCACCAAAAGAGGCTCCTAAGGCAGCCCAGCTGACCATATTCTATTCTGGGAAAGTTATGGTGTTTGATGAGTTTCCGGCTGATAAAGCCCGGGCGGTCATGCTGTTGGCCAGCAAAGGCAGCCCGCAGAGTGCTCGTGGCCTTTTCCATACTGCCGGGGTGGATAAATTAGACCAACCGTCTGACGGTGCTGCTGTGGTTGCCACTTCCGCCCCCGTGGGTCCTCCTAAGCCGGTGGCTAGTCCTGCTCCACTGCCACCGCCCGTGCCGCCAACACAGCCGCCTGCAGCTGCATCGGGTGGTTCTG ATTTGCCAATTGCAAGAAGATCGTCACTTCATCGATTCCTTGAGAAGAGGAAAGATAG GGCGACTGCTAGAGCACCGTACCAAGTTCACAATAATCCATTGGTTCCATCAAAGAACGAAGGGCCATCTTCCAAGAACGAGGCTTCACCATCCAAGAACGAAGAATCGTCCTCCAAGAACGAGGCTTCATCTTCCAAGACCCGAGTTCAAATCGATCTCAACTTCAAGCTATAG